From a region of the Candidatus Azobacteroides pseudotrichonymphae genomovar. CFP2 genome:
- the pdxT gene encoding pyridoxal 5'-phosphate synthase glutaminase subunit PdxT, with the protein MIKTDWLDVDGETMKIGILALQGAVREHCRIVHKLGHKTVDILYPRDLIGIDGLILPGGESTTISKLLVRYGLLTPIVELGHKKLPIFGTCSGLILLSKNIAKSEQYRLGLMDTYVKRNAFGRQLASFETKMPIPILGNIPYPTIFIRAPYIDKADKGVNILLSHESRILFAEQDNFLAASFHPELTEDVRVHEYFIQKILSYQKFCNL; encoded by the coding sequence ATGATAAAGACAGATTGGCTGGACGTGGATGGTGAAACGATGAAAATAGGAATTTTAGCTTTGCAAGGTGCAGTGAGAGAACACTGCAGGATTGTGCATAAATTGGGACATAAAACGGTGGATATATTGTATCCACGGGATTTAATAGGAATAGATGGATTGATTCTCCCGGGAGGGGAAAGTACAACAATCAGCAAGCTATTGGTAAGGTATGGTCTTTTAACTCCAATTGTTGAATTGGGACACAAAAAATTGCCAATTTTTGGAACTTGTTCGGGATTGATTTTGTTGTCTAAAAATATTGCAAAGAGTGAACAATACCGATTAGGGTTGATGGATACTTATGTAAAACGTAATGCTTTTGGAAGACAATTGGCTAGCTTTGAAACAAAAATGCCCATACCCATATTGGGCAACATTCCCTACCCAACGATATTCATTCGTGCTCCCTATATAGATAAAGCAGATAAAGGGGTCAACATATTACTAAGTCATGAAAGTAGAATTCTTTTCGCTGAACAAGATAACTTCCTTGCTGCTTCTTTTCATCCAGAACTTACTGAAGATGTAAGAGTCCATGAGTATTTTATACAAAAAATTCTCAGTTATCAAAAATTTTGTAACCTATAA
- the pdxS gene encoding pyridoxal 5'-phosphate synthase lyase subunit PdxS — protein MKIKKETGTVTVKRGLAEMLKGGVIMDVVNPEQAKIAEEAGAVAVMALERVPSDIRSQGGVARMSDPEVIVSIQQIVSIPVMAKVRIGHIAEARILEALDIDFIDESEVLTPADESYHILKSDFKVPFVCGARNLGEALRRIGEGASMIRTKGEAGTGDIVEAVRHIRKINEDIRRVMSSTTQMELMTIAKGFGAPYELVLQVKTLGHLPTVNFAAGGVVTPADAALMMELGCDGVFVGSGIFKSDNPAQRAKSIVEAVAHYKDAHLLVEVSKGLGEAMRGQSIAQIDDKDRLAGRGW, from the coding sequence ATGAAAATAAAAAAAGAAACTGGAACAGTTACTGTAAAAAGAGGTTTAGCAGAAATGCTAAAAGGTGGAGTAATTATGGATGTTGTTAACCCAGAGCAAGCGAAAATTGCAGAAGAAGCAGGAGCAGTGGCAGTTATGGCATTGGAACGTGTCCCTTCCGATATCCGTTCTCAAGGAGGAGTAGCACGTATGTCTGACCCGGAAGTGATTGTTAGCATTCAGCAAATAGTATCCATACCAGTTATGGCCAAAGTTCGCATTGGACATATTGCAGAAGCACGCATATTAGAAGCCTTGGATATCGATTTTATTGATGAAAGTGAAGTATTAACTCCTGCAGATGAATCCTACCATATTCTAAAAAGCGATTTCAAAGTCCCATTTGTATGTGGTGCACGCAATTTAGGTGAGGCATTAAGGCGTATCGGAGAAGGAGCATCAATGATACGTACAAAAGGTGAAGCCGGAACTGGTGATATAGTTGAAGCTGTCCGCCATATACGAAAAATAAATGAAGATATTCGACGAGTAATGAGTAGTACTACACAAATGGAGTTAATGACAATAGCCAAAGGATTTGGAGCGCCATACGAGTTAGTATTGCAGGTAAAAACATTAGGACATCTTCCTACAGTTAATTTTGCAGCTGGAGGAGTTGTTACACCAGCTGACGCCGCTTTGATGATGGAATTAGGATGTGATGGAGTATTTGTTGGTTCAGGTATATTCAAGTCAGATAATCCTGCCCAAAGAGCTAAATCTATTGTAGAAGCAGTAGCTCATTACAAAGATGCTCATCTTCTTGTTGAAGTATCCAAAGGCCTTGGGGAAGCAATGAGAGGTCAAAGTATTGCTCAAATAGATGATAAAGACAGATTGGCTGGACGTGGATGGTGA
- a CDS encoding saccharopine dehydrogenase family protein, with protein sequence MSKVLVIGAGGVGTVVAHKIAQNCEIFSEVMLASRTLSKAKVISDAIGTKYKSCKIQIVQIDANKLSELITLFRSFKPELVINVALPYQNLTIMDACIACGVNYLDTANYEPENEAKFEYKWQWAYQDKFKQAGLTAILGCGFDPGTTNVFTAYAVKHHFGEIHYLDIVDCNAGDHGKAFATNFNSEINIREITQKGKYWENGQWIVTEPHEIHKVLNYPNIGKKESYVIYHEELESLVKHFPTLKRARFWMTFGQEYLTHLRVIKNIGMARIDSVLYNGIEIVPIQFLKAVLPDPGLLGKDYTGETSIGCRIRGLDKRGKGQTYYVYNNCRHQDSYKETGTQSVSYTTGVSASIGAILFMKNIWSKPGVFNVEEFDPDPFMEQLPKQGLAWYEIFNENLEV encoded by the coding sequence ATGTCAAAAGTACTTGTTATCGGAGCAGGAGGTGTAGGGACCGTTGTTGCACACAAAATAGCTCAAAATTGTGAGATTTTTAGCGAAGTGATGCTTGCCAGCCGTACTCTTTCAAAGGCCAAAGTTATTAGTGATGCCATTGGTACAAAGTATAAAAGTTGTAAAATACAAATAGTACAAATAGATGCTAATAAACTTTCTGAGCTAATAACTCTTTTTAGAAGTTTTAAGCCAGAATTAGTAATTAACGTGGCTCTTCCTTATCAAAATCTAACCATTATGGATGCTTGTATCGCTTGTGGAGTTAATTACTTAGACACAGCTAATTATGAGCCGGAAAATGAAGCTAAATTTGAGTACAAATGGCAATGGGCTTACCAAGATAAGTTTAAGCAGGCTGGATTGACTGCCATATTAGGTTGTGGGTTTGATCCTGGGACAACAAACGTATTCACTGCTTATGCAGTTAAGCATCACTTTGGAGAGATACATTATCTAGATATTGTAGATTGTAATGCTGGGGATCATGGGAAAGCATTTGCTACAAATTTTAATTCTGAAATTAACATACGCGAAATTACGCAAAAGGGAAAATATTGGGAGAATGGACAGTGGATTGTTACTGAACCGCATGAAATTCATAAAGTATTGAATTACCCAAATATAGGAAAAAAGGAATCTTATGTCATTTACCATGAAGAGCTAGAATCATTAGTCAAGCATTTCCCAACTCTTAAACGAGCTCGGTTTTGGATGACTTTTGGGCAAGAATATTTGACTCACTTGCGGGTCATTAAAAATATTGGTATGGCACGTATAGATTCGGTCCTCTATAACGGCATAGAGATTGTTCCAATCCAATTCTTGAAAGCTGTACTTCCCGACCCTGGTCTTTTAGGAAAAGACTATACAGGAGAAACAAGTATAGGTTGTCGAATCCGAGGGTTGGATAAGAGAGGGAAGGGACAAACTTACTATGTTTATAATAACTGTCGACACCAAGACTCATATAAAGAAACAGGTACACAAAGTGTGAGTTATACTACTGGTGTTTCAGCATCTATTGGGGCTATTTTGTTCATGAAAAATATTTGGAGTAAACCAGGTGTATTTAATGTGGAAGAATTCGACCCTGACCCGTTCATGGAGCAACTTCCAAAACAAGGACTTGCTTGGTACGAAATATTTAATGAAAATCTTGAGGTATAA
- a CDS encoding malate dehydrogenase yields the protein MVKVSVIGAGNVGATCANVLAFNRIASTIVMLDVKEGIAEGKVIDMLQAAQTLGFETNIISSTNNYELTAESDVIVVTSGIPRGPGMTREELIGTNANIVKSVVSQCLVYSPNAVFVIISNPVDTMTYLVSRFTGILKSKVIGMGGVLDSSRFKYYLRIALKANPSQIEGMVIGGHGDTTMIPLKRLATYNGIPVTELLSVDVLNKVVADTMVGGATLTGLLGTSAWYAPGAAGAYVVESIVKDYKRIIPSCVLLEGEYGQENICIGVPVVVGRWGVEKIIDVGLNVEEKALFEKSVEAIRRVNNIL from the coding sequence ATGGTAAAAGTAAGCGTAATTGGTGCGGGAAATGTAGGAGCTACGTGTGCAAATGTGCTTGCATTTAATAGAATTGCCTCTACGATAGTTATGCTTGATGTAAAAGAGGGTATAGCAGAAGGGAAAGTGATTGATATGTTGCAGGCAGCGCAAACGTTAGGTTTTGAAACGAATATAATTAGTTCGACAAATAATTATGAATTGACTGCAGAATCGGATGTTATTGTTGTTACTTCAGGAATACCACGTGGGCCTGGTATGACGCGTGAAGAATTAATAGGTACAAATGCTAATATTGTAAAGAGTGTTGTTTCTCAATGTTTGGTTTATTCCCCCAATGCTGTATTTGTCATTATTTCCAATCCAGTGGATACAATGACTTATCTCGTATCGAGATTTACTGGAATTTTGAAAAGTAAGGTGATAGGTATGGGTGGGGTTTTAGATAGTTCTCGTTTCAAATATTATTTGAGAATTGCTTTGAAAGCTAATCCCTCTCAAATAGAGGGGATGGTTATTGGTGGACATGGGGATACGACAATGATTCCCTTGAAACGTCTGGCAACCTATAACGGAATCCCGGTTACTGAGTTGTTGTCTGTTGATGTTTTGAACAAAGTAGTTGCAGATACGATGGTTGGAGGTGCTACATTGACTGGTTTATTGGGAACTTCTGCATGGTATGCTCCGGGAGCTGCAGGAGCATATGTGGTGGAATCTATAGTAAAGGATTATAAGCGGATAATTCCTTCATGTGTTCTTTTAGAGGGAGAGTATGGGCAAGAGAATATTTGTATTGGAGTTCCTGTTGTAGTTGGTCGTTGGGGTGTTGAAAAGATAATAGATGTCGGACTGAATGTAGAAGAAAAGGCATTGTTTGAAAAAAGTGTGGAAGCCATTCGTAGGGTAAATAATATATTGTGA
- a CDS encoding DUF3276 family protein, translating to MENIVFSKVIPAGKRIYYLDVRQTRRGDMFLTLTESKKIIENSESNVFRFEKQKLFLYQEDFNKFMEGLDETISFIRKKERDKYTSSL from the coding sequence ATGGAAAATATTGTTTTTTCCAAAGTGATTCCTGCTGGAAAGCGAATTTATTATTTGGATGTAAGGCAAACTCGTAGAGGTGATATGTTTCTTACGTTGACAGAAAGCAAAAAAATCATAGAAAATTCTGAATCTAATGTTTTTCGTTTCGAGAAACAGAAGTTGTTCCTATATCAAGAAGATTTTAATAAATTCATGGAGGGTCTTGATGAGACAATTTCTTTTATTAGAAAAAAGGAGCGTGATAAATATACATCTTCCTTATGA
- a CDS encoding HAD family hydrolase — MSKQSAVLFDLDGVIIDTELQYSMFWKTIEKKYQLGIENFEQLIKGMVFSDILSQHFSHLPKEQQKEIERESHVFDIQLEIKLIPDVLDFLSELKNVNILVGLVTSSNNAKLIPFFQKLPIKHLFNTVVSADRIDFGKPHPMCYLLAAKDLGIDPSNCIVFEDSRNGIKAGNAAGMQVIGLSTTLSAESIQNDCIKVISDFRSFHLPF; from the coding sequence ATGAGTAAACAAAGTGCCGTACTTTTTGATTTGGATGGAGTAATAATTGATACTGAATTACAGTATAGTATGTTTTGGAAAACAATAGAAAAAAAATACCAACTAGGGATAGAAAATTTTGAACAATTGATCAAAGGGATGGTGTTTTCTGACATTTTATCGCAACACTTTTCTCATTTACCGAAAGAACAACAAAAAGAAATAGAAAGGGAGAGTCACGTTTTTGATATACAGTTGGAAATAAAGCTTATTCCGGATGTATTAGATTTTCTTTCCGAATTAAAAAATGTTAATATCCTTGTGGGTCTGGTAACAAGTTCGAATAATGCAAAGCTTATTCCCTTTTTCCAAAAGTTACCCATAAAACATTTGTTTAATACTGTCGTTTCAGCTGACCGCATTGATTTTGGCAAACCCCATCCAATGTGTTATTTGTTGGCGGCAAAAGATTTAGGAATCGATCCTTCAAACTGTATTGTATTTGAGGATTCTCGTAATGGAATTAAGGCTGGTAATGCTGCGGGAATGCAAGTAATTGGTTTATCTACTACGCTTTCTGCTGAAAGTATCCAGAATGATTGCATAAAGGTAATATCTGACTTTCGAAGTTTTCATCTTCCTTTTTAG
- a CDS encoding SufE family protein codes for MKTINQTQDEIIEEFSVFEDWQDKYTLLIEMGNELPVLQAQYKTINNLIEGCQSRVWLAAERINDKIIYQGDSDAIIVRGIVSLLIRVFSHHTPDEILDTNLYFVDVIGLKAHLSPTRSNGLVAMLKQMKLYALAFKNIC; via the coding sequence ATGAAAACTATCAACCAGACACAGGACGAAATCATTGAGGAATTTTCCGTTTTCGAAGACTGGCAGGATAAATATACTTTACTGATTGAAATGGGAAACGAATTACCTGTGCTGCAGGCTCAATACAAAACAATAAATAATTTGATAGAAGGATGTCAGAGCCGTGTATGGCTCGCCGCTGAAAGAATTAATGATAAAATAATCTATCAAGGCGACAGCGACGCGATCATTGTAAGGGGGATCGTTTCCCTGTTAATTCGTGTTTTTTCCCATCACACTCCGGATGAAATTCTGGATACAAATCTGTATTTCGTCGATGTGATCGGATTAAAAGCTCACCTTTCCCCTACTCGCTCTAATGGTTTAGTTGCAATGTTAAAACAAATGAAGCTCTATGCCTTAGCTTTCAAGAATATTTGTTGA
- a CDS encoding RNA methyltransferase: protein MRKLKITELNRISKEDFKEVKKNPLVVVLDNIRSLNNVGSVFRTCDAFRVETVYLCGITAIPPNVEIHKTALGAEDSVNWKYSPITLRIVEELHQKGYQIIAVEQAEESIMLDEFQSKYSKQAIILGNEVHGIDQEVMNQCDACIEIPQFGTKHSLNVSITAGIVIWEITKNSFIRKNGF, encoded by the coding sequence ATGAGAAAATTGAAAATTACCGAGCTCAACCGTATTAGTAAAGAAGATTTTAAAGAAGTTAAAAAAAATCCTTTAGTTGTAGTATTAGATAACATACGTAGTCTCAATAATGTAGGTTCAGTATTTCGTACGTGTGATGCTTTCCGCGTAGAAACCGTTTATCTGTGTGGAATTACTGCAATTCCTCCCAACGTTGAGATTCATAAAACGGCATTAGGTGCGGAGGATTCGGTCAATTGGAAATATTCACCTATTACTCTGAGAATTGTAGAAGAACTTCATCAGAAAGGCTATCAAATCATAGCTGTGGAACAAGCGGAAGAAAGCATTATGCTTGATGAATTTCAATCAAAATATTCCAAACAAGCTATTATATTAGGCAATGAAGTACACGGAATAGATCAAGAAGTAATGAATCAATGCGATGCATGTATTGAAATACCTCAGTTCGGAACAAAGCATTCACTCAATGTATCAATAACAGCAGGGATTGTAATATGGGAAATTACAAAGAATTCTTTTATAAGAAAAAATGGTTTTTAG
- the ilvD gene encoding dihydroxy-acid dehydratase produces the protein MKIQLRSHESTYGRKMAGTRALWKANGMKVEQFNKPIIAIVNSFTQFVPGHAHLHEVGQFVKSEIEKQGCFAAEFNTIAIDDGIAMGHNGMLYSLPSRDLIADSVEYMIQAHKADAMVCISNCDKITPGMLMASMRLNIPTVFVSGGPMEAGNLNGNRLDLIEVMVQSADAFVSDEQVRQVELNACPTCGSCSGMFTANSMNCLNEAIGLALPGNGTIVATHTRRKQLFADAASLIVKNTYKYYEKGNENVLPLSIATRESFLNAMTLDIAMGGSTNTILHLLAIAHEAGVDFTMQDIDTLSRKTPCLCKISPNASKYYIQDVNRAGGIIGILSELHKSKLIDVSAKRVDGLTVAEAIRQFDICSTDVTKEALNKYKSAPGNRFNLVMASQQNDYDTLDTDRMNGCIRSTKYAYSEDGGLAILKGNIAMDGCVVKTAGIDENIFLFSGPAKVFDSQESACRGILEGKIVSGDVVVIIYEGPKGGPGMQEMLYPTSYIKSRHLGKGCALITDGRFSGGTSGLSIGHISPEAAASGNIGLVRNNDIIAINIPERTINVLLSEEELAKRRKEELQRGDAAFTPPNRKRIVPKTLRAYASMVSSADKGAVRII, from the coding sequence ATGAAAATACAGTTACGTAGCCATGAGAGTACTTATGGACGCAAAATGGCAGGAACACGTGCTTTGTGGAAAGCTAACGGAATGAAGGTAGAACAGTTTAATAAGCCCATCATTGCTATTGTTAATTCCTTTACACAATTTGTACCTGGGCACGCACATTTGCACGAAGTAGGCCAATTTGTCAAATCAGAGATAGAGAAACAAGGATGTTTTGCGGCTGAATTTAATACCATTGCTATCGATGACGGTATTGCAATGGGACATAATGGAATGTTATATTCTTTGCCTTCACGTGATTTGATAGCTGACAGTGTGGAGTATATGATACAAGCACACAAAGCTGATGCTATGGTCTGTATTAGCAACTGCGATAAGATTACACCAGGGATGCTAATGGCTTCTATGCGACTAAATATCCCTACTGTTTTTGTATCTGGCGGTCCGATGGAAGCTGGAAATTTGAATGGAAATAGGTTAGATTTAATTGAGGTTATGGTGCAAAGTGCTGACGCCTTTGTAAGCGATGAACAAGTTCGTCAAGTGGAATTGAATGCTTGTCCTACATGTGGTTCGTGTTCTGGGATGTTTACTGCCAATTCCATGAATTGCTTGAACGAAGCAATTGGCTTAGCATTACCTGGCAATGGAACCATTGTGGCTACCCATACTCGCCGAAAACAACTTTTTGCAGATGCAGCCAGCTTAATAGTCAAAAATACTTATAAATACTATGAAAAAGGAAATGAGAACGTTCTCCCTCTGAGTATTGCGACTCGTGAATCTTTCTTAAATGCTATGACGTTAGATATCGCTATGGGTGGATCTACTAATACAATTTTACATCTTTTAGCTATTGCTCATGAAGCAGGAGTAGACTTTACAATGCAAGATATAGATACTCTTTCTCGTAAGACGCCTTGTCTTTGCAAAATTTCACCCAATGCCAGTAAATATTACATTCAAGATGTAAATCGTGCAGGGGGTATTATAGGTATTCTATCAGAATTACATAAAAGTAAATTGATAGATGTTTCCGCTAAACGAGTAGATGGTTTGACTGTAGCAGAAGCTATTCGTCAATTTGACATCTGTAGTACAGATGTCACAAAAGAGGCATTGAATAAGTATAAATCTGCTCCTGGGAATAGGTTTAATCTTGTCATGGCATCTCAGCAAAATGATTACGATACATTGGATACTGATCGAATGAATGGATGTATCCGCAGTACAAAGTACGCTTATAGTGAAGATGGAGGGTTAGCTATATTAAAAGGTAATATAGCAATGGATGGATGTGTAGTAAAAACTGCTGGTATAGATGAAAATATTTTTCTATTTTCAGGACCTGCTAAGGTATTTGATTCTCAAGAATCTGCTTGTAGAGGAATTTTAGAGGGAAAAATTGTTAGTGGAGATGTAGTAGTGATTATTTACGAAGGTCCTAAAGGTGGTCCTGGAATGCAAGAAATGCTATATCCTACTTCTTATATTAAATCACGTCATTTAGGTAAAGGATGTGCTTTAATTACCGATGGTCGTTTTTCAGGGGGGACATCTGGCTTATCTATTGGACATATATCGCCAGAAGCTGCTGCAAGTGGGAATATTGGGTTAGTTAGAAATAACGATATAATCGCTATTAATATTCCTGAAAGAACAATCAATGTATTATTGTCAGAAGAAGAATTAGCAAAAAGGAGAAAGGAGGAATTACAACGTGGAGATGCAGCCTTTACTCCACCAAATCGGAAGAGAATAGTTCCAAAAACATTGAGAGCATACGCCTCAATGGTTAGTTCGGCAGATAAAGGGGCTGTACGGATCATCTAA
- the meaB gene encoding methylmalonyl Co-A mutase-associated GTPase MeaB: protein MQYHLENDKQYKGLTVKKGIISPPITNPYFQIKKKRLQYTSSEYTEQILKGNITILSQAVTLIESGKSEHQKIAQEIVEKCLPYSGSSIRIGITGVPGAGKSTSIDAFGIHLVHDRNKKLAVLAIDPSSERSKGSILGDKTRMEEISRETNVFIRPSPSAGSLGGVARKTRETIILCEAAGFDTIFVETVGVGQSETAVHSMVDFFLLIQVAGTGDELQGIKRGIMEMADGVVVNKADGNNIEKANLAAAQYRNALHLFPLPLSGWIPKVMTYSGHYKTGITEIWDTIYRYITFTKASGYFNFKRNEQAKYWMYESINEQLKSHFYQSANVGKELAIKEQQVLNSKISSFMAAKQILDLYFNK from the coding sequence ATGCAATATCACCTAGAAAACGACAAGCAATACAAAGGTTTGACTGTCAAGAAAGGAATCATTTCACCCCCAATAACTAACCCTTACTTCCAAATCAAGAAAAAACGCTTACAGTATACCTCTAGTGAATATACTGAACAAATACTAAAGGGAAATATTACTATCCTAAGCCAAGCTGTAACTTTGATAGAAAGCGGGAAAAGCGAACATCAAAAAATTGCTCAAGAAATAGTTGAAAAATGCTTGCCTTACTCAGGCTCTTCCATCCGAATTGGAATTACTGGTGTGCCGGGAGCAGGAAAATCAACATCCATCGATGCTTTCGGTATACACCTAGTTCATGATAGAAATAAGAAATTGGCTGTTTTGGCAATAGATCCCAGTAGTGAGCGATCCAAAGGTAGCATCCTAGGGGATAAAACAAGGATGGAAGAAATTTCTCGCGAAACAAATGTTTTCATTCGCCCTTCGCCATCGGCTGGTTCTTTAGGCGGTGTGGCAAGAAAAACAAGAGAAACAATTATTCTATGCGAAGCTGCTGGCTTCGATACGATTTTCGTAGAAACAGTTGGAGTAGGACAATCTGAAACAGCTGTTCATTCTATGGTAGATTTCTTCCTTTTAATACAAGTGGCAGGTACAGGCGATGAATTGCAAGGTATTAAACGGGGAATTATGGAAATGGCGGACGGAGTAGTTGTTAATAAAGCCGATGGCAATAATATTGAAAAAGCCAATTTAGCAGCCGCTCAATATCGTAATGCTTTACACTTGTTCCCTTTACCTCTTTCCGGATGGATTCCAAAAGTGATGACTTATTCAGGTCATTATAAAACTGGCATCACTGAAATCTGGGATACAATCTATCGATATATAACTTTTACTAAGGCAAGCGGCTATTTTAATTTTAAGAGAAATGAACAAGCAAAATATTGGATGTATGAAAGCATCAACGAACAATTGAAAAGTCATTTTTACCAATCTGCCAATGTTGGAAAAGAATTAGCAATTAAAGAGCAACAAGTATTGAATTCTAAAATTAGCTCTTTTATGGCTGCGAAACAGATATTGGATCTGTATTTTAACAAATAG